Proteins found in one Rhodobacter capsulatus SB 1003 genomic segment:
- a CDS encoding lytic murein transglycosylase has translation MKHALKPLLVTLLAFSALTACGGPLDRGGVSMNTIEEIPPVDAATQAGMDAWVAGFKPRAMAAGISEATWNRAMRNVPYNPKVIERQQFQAEFVKPIWDYMDSAASEERIANGRAALAQYDGVLREIEARYGVDKEVVVAVWGMESRYGAKRGNTLIIPALATLAHDGRRAQFFESQLIGALKILQAGDIDPGHMTGSWAGAMGHTQFIPTSYLAFAVDFTGDGKRDIWSDNPADALASTAAYLARSGWSKGQPWAVEVSLPEGFDVGLAGKGTKRSPADWAALGVRGVKGGVVPNYGSASILLPAGPQGPALMIFGNFTAISRYNNADAYVMGVGHLSDRLKGQGPFVHPWPREGRALTDAEKVEVQRLLTAQGYDTKGTDGLIGAGTIGAVMDYQRDHGMTPNGWVTIKLLESLRKG, from the coding sequence TCTTGTCACCCTTCTGGCCTTTTCGGCGCTGACCGCCTGCGGCGGGCCGCTGGATCGGGGGGGCGTTTCCATGAACACGATCGAAGAGATCCCGCCCGTCGATGCCGCGACGCAGGCGGGGATGGATGCCTGGGTCGCGGGCTTCAAGCCCCGCGCGATGGCGGCGGGGATTTCCGAAGCCACTTGGAACCGCGCGATGCGGAACGTGCCCTATAACCCGAAGGTGATCGAGCGGCAGCAGTTTCAGGCCGAATTCGTCAAGCCGATCTGGGATTACATGGACAGCGCGGCGTCGGAGGAACGCATCGCCAATGGCCGGGCGGCGCTGGCGCAATATGACGGCGTGCTGCGCGAGATCGAGGCCCGCTATGGCGTTGACAAGGAAGTGGTCGTCGCCGTCTGGGGCATGGAAAGCCGCTATGGCGCCAAGCGCGGCAACACCCTGATCATCCCGGCGCTGGCGACCTTGGCGCATGACGGGCGGCGGGCGCAGTTCTTCGAAAGCCAGTTGATCGGCGCCTTGAAGATCCTGCAGGCGGGCGACATCGACCCGGGCCACATGACCGGATCCTGGGCCGGGGCGATGGGGCATACGCAGTTCATCCCGACCTCTTACCTCGCCTTTGCGGTCGATTTCACCGGCGATGGCAAGCGCGACATCTGGTCGGACAATCCGGCCGATGCGCTGGCCTCCACCGCGGCCTATCTGGCGCGGTCGGGCTGGTCGAAGGGGCAGCCCTGGGCGGTGGAGGTCTCCCTGCCCGAGGGCTTCGATGTGGGGCTGGCGGGCAAGGGCACGAAGCGGTCGCCCGCCGACTGGGCGGCGCTGGGCGTGCGCGGCGTGAAGGGCGGGGTGGTGCCGAATTACGGATCGGCCTCGATCCTTTTGCCCGCGGGGCCGCAGGGTCCGGCGCTGATGATCTTTGGCAATTTCACCGCGATTTCGCGGTATAACAATGCCGATGCCTATGTGATGGGGGTCGGCCATCTGTCCGACCGGCTGAAGGGGCAGGGGCCGTTCGTGCATCCCTGGCCGCGCGAAGGCCGGGCGCTGACCGATGCCGAAAAGGTCGAGGTGCAGCGGCTTCTGACCGCGCAGGGCTATGACACCAAGGGCACGGATGGGCTGATCGGCGCGGGCACGATCGGCGCGGTGATGGATTATCAGCGCGACCACGGCATGACCCCGAACGGCTGGGTGACGATCAAGCTTCTGGAAAGCCTGCGCAAAGGTTGA